One Chloroflexota bacterium DNA window includes the following coding sequences:
- a CDS encoding DinB family protein produces MIEQRDQWIAQIEQLPAQLTELVRPLSPSQLTTQFLANEWSVAQNIHHLADSHMNSYIRCKLIASEENPTLKPYDQDLWAAFGDAQQADVEISLQLLRSLHARWVQFWRELPEDAWQRTGFHPENGPVSLISLVETYANHGLGHIDQIQRTLAAEPQA; encoded by the coding sequence ATGATTGAGCAGCGCGACCAATGGATTGCCCAAATTGAACAATTGCCTGCCCAACTGACTGAGTTGGTGCGACCACTCAGCCCAAGCCAACTGACCACACAATTTTTAGCTAACGAGTGGAGCGTCGCCCAAAATATTCATCATCTGGCCGATTCGCATATGAATTCGTATATTCGTTGCAAATTGATCGCCAGCGAGGAAAATCCTACGCTCAAGCCCTATGATCAAGATTTGTGGGCGGCGTTTGGCGATGCACAACAGGCCGATGTCGAAATTTCATTGCAATTGTTGCGTTCGTTGCATGCCCGCTGGGTGCAATTTTGGCGCGAATTGCCTGAAGATGCTTGGCAGCGTACTGGTTTTCATCCCGAAAATGGCCCAGTCAGCTTAATCAGTTTGGTCGAAACCTACGCCAACCATGGCCTCGGCCATATCGACCAAATTCAGCGCACCTTGGCGGCAGAGCCACAAGCATGA
- a CDS encoding GNAT family N-acetyltransferase, translated as MFSSNRLTLRSVGQEDLPIFHQWWGDPEIMALQTDGDIRLRHETTNVMMFDHWFRDGGSDVGFSIELSETGQLIGFTNVWGAQLKNRSAELGIMLDKDFWNCGYGTEAMHVIVRYVFAELNFHRLQLTVRDYNQRAQRVYSKVGFQVTGRLRQINFRNGRWHDDLVMDLLQDEYLAAHGAYPPSPTMP; from the coding sequence ATGTTTAGCTCAAATCGTTTGACCCTGCGGTCAGTTGGTCAAGAAGATCTGCCGATTTTTCATCAATGGTGGGGTGACCCAGAAATTATGGCCCTGCAAACCGATGGCGATATTCGGTTACGCCATGAAACCACCAATGTGATGATGTTTGACCATTGGTTTCGTGATGGTGGCAGCGATGTGGGCTTTTCGATTGAACTCAGCGAGACTGGCCAGCTAATTGGCTTTACCAATGTTTGGGGGGCGCAATTAAAAAATCGCTCAGCCGAATTGGGGATTATGCTCGATAAAGATTTTTGGAACTGTGGCTATGGCACCGAAGCAATGCATGTAATTGTGCGTTATGTTTTTGCCGAGCTGAATTTTCACCGTTTGCAATTGACTGTGCGCGATTACAACCAACGGGCGCAGCGGGTCTATAGCAAAGTTGGCTTTCAAGTCACAGGGCGGTTGCGCCAGATCAATTTTCGCAATGGCCGCTGGCATGATGATCTGGTGATGGATTTGTTGCAGGATGAATATTTAGCTGCCCATGGAGCCTACCCGCCTAGCCCAACCATGCCCTAA
- a CDS encoding HAD-IA family hydrolase produces the protein MSRLQAVLFDVDGVLCVPMFRFAAYLEREHNLSFKHTQPFFQGVFLDCIDGKADLREVLPAYLEQWAWPSDLDSFLERWFHEESLVDARVLNAMQLLRERGMKCYLATNQERHRSNYLWHDLGMWRWCDGMLASSSIGTRKPMPAYFERVTQQLGLAPASIAFWDDVQANVVAAQSHGWQAQHYRDYSDLAAWLKTNIPQS, from the coding sequence ATGAGCAGGCTCCAAGCGGTGTTGTTCGACGTTGATGGGGTGCTGTGCGTGCCGATGTTTCGCTTTGCCGCTTATTTGGAGCGCGAACATAACCTCAGTTTCAAGCATACCCAGCCATTTTTCCAAGGGGTATTTTTGGATTGCATCGATGGCAAGGCCGATCTGCGTGAGGTTTTGCCAGCTTACCTTGAGCAATGGGCTTGGCCCAGCGACCTTGATAGCTTCTTGGAGCGTTGGTTTCACGAAGAAAGCTTGGTTGATGCCCGCGTGTTGAATGCGATGCAGCTGCTGCGTGAGCGGGGAATGAAGTGCTATCTTGCGACCAACCAAGAGCGCCATCGTAGCAACTACCTTTGGCACGATTTGGGGATGTGGCGCTGGTGCGATGGCATGTTGGCCTCATCGAGCATTGGTACACGCAAACCAATGCCCGCCTATTTCGAGCGGGTTACCCAGCAACTTGGGCTAGCACCCGCCAGCATCGCCTTTTGGGATGATGTTCAAGCCAATGTTGTTGCCGCCCAAAGCCATGGTTGGCAAGCCCAGCACTATCGCGATTACAGCGACCTAGCGGCTTGGCTCAAAACCAACATTCCCCAGAGTTAA
- a CDS encoding YdcF family protein — MKRFWRWCASKFGGESSNRLQPRKLLKFGLRLALLAILGLLLVNGWVRWATANYRFADVASIPSQQVAIVFGAGIRYNQPSAALRERLDGAIQLYQAGRVQHLLMSGDNSQTNYDEVSVMRDYAIAHGIPASAITRDYAGFSTYETCYRAKAIFGVNQAILVTQDYHLPRAIYTCRELGVAAIGLSIPDWNFKPEQSTTYYPPATQIRYTTREWLARCKALFEVHISQPQPTFLGPAVGLGEIASTQK, encoded by the coding sequence GTGAAGAGATTTTGGCGTTGGTGCGCGAGCAAGTTCGGCGGCGAGTCGAGCAACCGCCTACAACCACGTAAATTGCTCAAATTTGGTTTACGCTTGGCATTGCTGGCAATTTTAGGTCTGTTACTGGTCAATGGTTGGGTGCGCTGGGCAACTGCCAATTATCGTTTTGCTGATGTGGCGAGCATTCCAAGCCAACAAGTTGCAATCGTATTTGGGGCTGGTATTCGCTACAATCAACCAAGTGCCGCCCTACGTGAGCGGCTTGATGGTGCAATTCAGCTCTATCAAGCAGGCCGCGTCCAGCATTTGCTCATGAGCGGCGATAATAGCCAAACCAACTACGATGAAGTAAGCGTGATGCGTGATTATGCGATCGCCCACGGCATACCAGCCAGCGCCATCACCCGTGATTATGCTGGTTTTAGCACTTACGAAACTTGTTACCGCGCCAAAGCCATTTTCGGCGTAAATCAAGCAATCCTGGTTACCCAAGATTACCATCTACCTCGGGCAATTTATACTTGTCGTGAATTGGGTGTGGCCGCGATTGGCCTGAGCATCCCCGATTGGAATTTCAAGCCAGAGCAAAGCACGACCTATTATCCACCAGCAACCCAAATCCGCTACACCACCCGCGAATGGCTGGCCCGTTGCAAAGCCCTGTTTGAGGTTCACATCAGCCAGCCCCAACCAACCTTTTTGGGGCCAGCCGTTGGCCTAGGCGAAATCGCCAGCACCCAAAAGTGA
- a CDS encoding bifunctional GNAT family N-acetyltransferase/class I SAM-dependent methyltransferase — MERQQVQVRLASSADYPAVIAVTYAAYAPQRAKSELYAYVYNETVESLSASQAKHPNWQILVVEEASQIVAAVRVGTFSPTDTDLHLWRLSVDPAAQGRGYGKLLVQTVEQWASAQGYQSISLGALEVSPENQAMYERWGYRYHERREMTSAPGNFYAILHKPTERMANQTVATYETIADDYQQRRGAISAWTLESRDRFMHYLAAPAKILEVGCGPGRDALMLREAGYQVVGLDPTWAMLQFAKQAEVALVAGDARSLPIAAASVQGVWAQASLLHLPHLEFSLALSEIARVLQSQGVCYLSLKIGEGEQMQADGRFFAYHQPELVAKALAGVGLRVLEQWNIDDSRPNCPPWVKTIARKDPA; from the coding sequence ATGGAACGTCAACAAGTGCAAGTTCGTTTGGCCAGCAGCGCCGATTATCCGGCGGTGATTGCGGTAACCTATGCGGCCTATGCCCCGCAACGCGCCAAAAGCGAGCTGTATGCCTATGTCTATAACGAAACTGTCGAGAGCCTGAGTGCCTCGCAGGCCAAACATCCTAATTGGCAAATTTTGGTGGTCGAAGAGGCAAGCCAGATTGTAGCAGCAGTGCGGGTTGGCACATTCAGCCCAACCGACACCGATTTGCACCTCTGGCGTTTGAGCGTCGATCCTGCCGCTCAAGGCCGTGGCTATGGCAAGCTTTTGGTGCAAACAGTCGAACAATGGGCCAGCGCCCAAGGCTATCAAAGCATTTCGTTGGGTGCGCTGGAAGTTTCGCCCGAAAATCAGGCGATGTATGAGCGTTGGGGCTATCGCTATCACGAACGTCGCGAAATGACCAGTGCTCCTGGCAATTTTTACGCCATCCTGCATAAGCCAACTGAGCGTATGGCTAATCAAACCGTGGCGACCTACGAAACGATTGCCGATGATTATCAGCAACGGCGAGGAGCGATTAGTGCTTGGACTTTAGAATCACGCGATCGTTTTATGCACTACTTGGCCGCACCCGCTAAAATTCTTGAGGTTGGTTGTGGGCCTGGCCGCGATGCCCTGATGCTGCGTGAAGCTGGCTACCAAGTAGTTGGGCTTGACCCAACGTGGGCCATGTTGCAATTTGCCAAACAGGCTGAAGTTGCTTTGGTTGCTGGCGATGCGCGGAGTTTGCCGATTGCAGCGGCCAGCGTGCAAGGCGTTTGGGCGCAAGCCTCGTTATTGCATCTACCACATTTGGAATTTTCGCTAGCCTTGAGCGAAATTGCTCGGGTATTGCAGTCACAAGGGGTTTGTTATCTCAGCCTAAAAATTGGCGAAGGCGAACAGATGCAGGCCGATGGACGCTTCTTTGCCTATCATCAACCTGAGTTGGTAGCTAAGGCCTTGGCGGGGGTTGGCTTGCGGGTGCTGGAACAATGGAATATTGATGATAGTCGGCCAAATTGCCCGCCATGGGTTAAAACGATTGCTCGAAAGGATCCTGCATGA
- a CDS encoding alpha-L-glutamate ligase, translating to MNPNIRLLSLACERLGLTYEHLHSTENILRIVGPTRNWLFVNWKAPLNDNTMSEICRDKDYFFTLTHNWIKQPQTESYFHPLGPDRFAKYRAFDSLEAIADDVLAKFALPVMIKRNRGSGGLNVFRCHDREGIIRALTKIFDGASKDFDYIALAQSTIEIAHEYRAVFLDGQLILLYEKNIDQAMFEGNLSPLHWNGGRAVVIDDQALHTTISNFAASLFEALPLRWTGLDIAQDRNGEWWLIEANASPGFEYIARDAGDDVIVGVYTQVLQTLGVVSPKLVGELA from the coding sequence ATGAATCCGAATATTCGTTTGCTGTCGCTGGCTTGTGAACGGCTCGGTTTGACGTATGAACATTTACACTCGACGGAAAACATTCTGCGCATCGTTGGTCCTACCCGTAATTGGCTGTTTGTCAATTGGAAAGCACCGCTCAACGACAACACAATGAGCGAAATCTGCCGCGATAAAGATTATTTTTTCACCCTAACCCACAATTGGATTAAGCAACCGCAAACTGAATCGTACTTCCACCCGCTCGGGCCGGATCGTTTTGCCAAATATCGGGCCTTCGATAGCCTCGAAGCGATTGCCGACGATGTGCTGGCCAAATTCGCCTTGCCCGTAATGATCAAACGCAATCGTGGCTCGGGCGGCTTGAATGTGTTTCGCTGCCACGACCGCGAGGGCATCATTCGCGCCTTAACCAAAATTTTCGATGGCGCAAGCAAAGATTTTGATTATATCGCGCTGGCGCAAAGCACAATTGAGATTGCTCACGAATATCGCGCCGTCTTTTTGGATGGTCAGTTGATTTTGCTCTACGAAAAAAATATCGATCAAGCCATGTTTGAAGGCAATCTTAGCCCATTGCACTGGAATGGTGGCCGAGCAGTGGTGATTGACGATCAAGCCTTACATACCACGATTAGCAATTTTGCGGCCTCGCTATTTGAAGCCTTGCCTTTGCGCTGGACAGGCTTGGATATTGCCCAAGATCGCAATGGTGAATGGTGGCTGATTGAAGCTAATGCCTCGCCTGGCTTTGAATATATTGCCCGCGATGCTGGTGACGATGTGATCGTTGGCGTTTATACCCAAGTGCTCCAAACTTTAGGCGTTGTTAGCCCCAAACTGGTAGGAGAACTGGCATGA
- a CDS encoding glycine cleavage system protein T: MNEQAYRAASEHAVYLDRSSAGCIEITGRDRLVLINRLSTNAVLNLAPGTGQITVLTTNIGRIIDLITVLAIDDDTIWVITSANRGAQLTTYFGRNKFYGDQFKVRDVTESVHQMRVYGSQASAMLERLTSQSLEHVGLWQHLSAEIDGCPVRLARIRPMRGAGWAIFADLAAADALCEAFDDANAALLDRPTYHTLRVEAGYPALNELNEEFIPLEANLWDAVSFNKGCYIGQEIIARMDSRGRLAKKLQGLRLSGAVEVPATLTKNSQDAGTLTSVVWSPALNQYIGLGYVRTGHELGSELTIGEQQATVVELPFIAQTEPTTVE, from the coding sequence ATGAATGAACAAGCCTATCGGGCCGCTAGCGAGCATGCAGTTTATCTTGATCGCTCGTCAGCTGGTTGTATCGAAATTACTGGTCGCGACCGTTTGGTCTTAATCAATCGGCTTTCGACCAATGCAGTGCTCAATTTAGCGCCTGGCACTGGCCAAATCACTGTGCTAACCACCAATATTGGGCGAATTATCGATTTAATTACGGTGTTGGCAATTGATGATGATACGATTTGGGTGATTACCAGTGCTAATCGCGGGGCGCAATTAACGACCTATTTTGGCCGTAACAAGTTTTATGGCGACCAATTTAAAGTACGCGATGTGACCGAGAGCGTCCATCAGATGCGGGTGTATGGCAGCCAAGCCAGCGCAATGCTCGAACGCTTGACCAGCCAAAGCTTGGAGCACGTTGGTTTATGGCAACACCTCAGCGCTGAAATCGATGGCTGTCCAGTGCGTTTAGCGCGAATTCGTCCGATGCGCGGCGCGGGCTGGGCTATTTTTGCCGATCTTGCGGCGGCTGATGCATTGTGTGAAGCCTTCGATGATGCAAATGCTGCCTTACTTGACCGTCCGACGTATCACACATTGCGGGTCGAAGCTGGCTATCCGGCGCTGAATGAACTCAACGAGGAGTTTATTCCGCTTGAAGCTAATTTGTGGGATGCAGTCAGTTTCAACAAAGGTTGTTATATCGGCCAAGAAATTATTGCCCGCATGGATAGTCGCGGGCGTTTGGCCAAAAAGCTGCAAGGTTTACGCCTAAGCGGCGCAGTTGAAGTACCCGCAACGCTGACTAAAAATAGCCAAGATGCTGGCACATTGACCAGCGTGGTTTGGTCGCCAGCCTTGAATCAGTACATTGGTTTGGGCTATGTGCGTACTGGCCACGAGCTTGGTAGCGAATTGACTATTGGTGAGCAGCAGGCTACCGTGGTTGAATTGCCGTTTATTGCGCAAACTGAACCAACGACGGTTGAGTAG
- a CDS encoding protein kinase: MKSFEHTQLGEYTLQEEIGRGGMAQVYRAQHQAYGLVAFKVLPPYFAHDNDTLQRFMREARANRTLHHPHIVQLYEASDIAQAQNPYQPIHYIAMEYIAGGTLTDRLRQQPQQPLNTTLEMGEQIGSALDYAHGKGFIHRDIKPSNILFRSNGHAVLADFGIALANNEARMTKAGGFAGTVAYTAPEIFEGETADVRSDIYALGLILYESLAGHNPYANISTNAQIAMSKILTTPLPPLQDVAPHVPPLTAEILAQATAKDPIRRFATMSDFVEALKQAKFNRVSDRPAQQLNASGRPMIPIAGRPGAPNRPPPRNQPSGDNPTQAFVAGVAASSAAAAAMPEANEGTMIYTPPTPNPVVNQQAAPPPNEPTQIYTPPTPNPVVQQPAPAAKPPVDATQIYTPPTPNPVVQQPAPVAKPPVDATQIYTPPAANPPLRQAPITQPNQPLPSVQSQPNQSLPAAPTMPLDNQSTMMYTPNASVPNQPIPSRTNQPVDNESTVMYPAYPPNQPQAYPPPATGNQTYMPPTGNQAYPPATGNQTYQPMAGASQPNQQLPKKGPARPINAQRIDLARPAAPVQAAQAAETEYAPAPPPYAMPPKASPVARAKDFFRSPKVLVALGSALLALIVIAFLSFGQGEDDPNIASGATATSVVAVGESTPTVAATNAATPTVAETADPQEAKRLEYIVGQEAYAKQDWPNAAAAFDKVLAIDPAYLDLSNIGSATYYNWAVSELTGPDNVAESLEILNKTFSFKPDHQPGGNLAKVLNVYRNGQTAAEQQDWQAAINGYKEAQTAGSAEFGELMGKLQTVKQLYEAYLGRGRELEEAGDTAEANAIYREAAALKDLDSSLDVATANTRIAATQPTAVPATPTKPAPPTTAPVAQRLYFQKYAENAVDPTCFAVHIRGVNTGGWFVTVDGLGNRGNVDGAGNTNVCGLSPSQEVTFTVYNGSGQAVPGGGGIPTRGGDLMTGYWQ, translated from the coding sequence ATGAAATCATTTGAACATACCCAACTGGGTGAGTATACATTGCAAGAAGAGATTGGCCGTGGCGGGATGGCGCAAGTCTATCGAGCGCAGCATCAAGCCTATGGTCTGGTTGCATTCAAAGTATTACCACCCTATTTTGCCCACGATAACGATACGCTTCAGCGCTTTATGCGTGAGGCGCGGGCCAATCGCACTTTGCACCACCCACATATTGTGCAATTGTATGAAGCCAGCGACATTGCCCAAGCCCAAAACCCCTACCAGCCGATTCACTATATCGCTATGGAATATATCGCTGGGGGTACGCTGACTGATCGCTTGCGTCAACAGCCGCAACAGCCATTAAACACGACGCTTGAAATGGGTGAGCAAATTGGCTCGGCCTTGGATTATGCCCATGGCAAGGGTTTTATTCACCGCGATATCAAGCCGAGTAATATTTTGTTTCGTAGCAACGGCCATGCTGTGCTCGCCGACTTTGGGATTGCTCTCGCCAACAATGAGGCCCGTATGACCAAGGCTGGCGGTTTTGCTGGCACGGTCGCCTATACTGCGCCTGAAATTTTCGAGGGCGAAACCGCCGATGTGCGCTCGGATATTTATGCCTTGGGCTTGATTCTGTATGAATCGTTGGCTGGGCATAACCCCTATGCCAACATCAGCACTAATGCCCAAATTGCCATGAGCAAAATTTTAACGACGCCGCTGCCACCATTGCAAGATGTTGCGCCGCATGTGCCCCCGTTAACGGCTGAAATTTTGGCTCAAGCAACCGCCAAAGATCCAATTCGACGCTTTGCCACGATGTCGGATTTTGTCGAGGCCTTGAAACAAGCTAAATTTAATCGGGTCAGCGATCGACCTGCGCAACAATTGAATGCCAGTGGTCGCCCGATGATTCCAATTGCTGGTCGGCCTGGAGCGCCAAATCGCCCACCACCACGCAATCAGCCAAGTGGCGATAACCCAACTCAAGCCTTTGTAGCTGGGGTTGCTGCCTCATCTGCGGCAGCTGCGGCCATGCCTGAGGCTAACGAAGGCACGATGATCTACACGCCGCCGACACCAAATCCGGTGGTCAATCAACAGGCTGCGCCACCACCAAACGAGCCAACCCAAATCTACACGCCACCAACCCCGAATCCAGTGGTGCAACAACCTGCGCCAGCGGCCAAGCCGCCAGTTGATGCAACTCAAATCTACACGCCACCAACGCCGAATCCGGTGGTGCAACAACCTGCACCAGTGGCTAAACCGCCAGTTGATGCAACCCAGATTTATACGCCACCAGCGGCCAACCCACCGTTGCGTCAAGCGCCGATTACCCAGCCAAATCAACCCTTGCCGAGTGTGCAGTCCCAGCCCAACCAATCGTTGCCAGCTGCGCCGACGATGCCGCTGGATAACCAAAGCACCATGATGTACACGCCAAATGCAAGCGTGCCCAATCAGCCAATTCCAAGCCGTACCAACCAACCAGTTGATAACGAAAGCACCGTGATGTATCCGGCCTATCCGCCGAATCAGCCACAAGCTTATCCACCGCCAGCAACTGGTAACCAAACCTATATGCCGCCTACGGGTAATCAGGCCTATCCACCAGCAACTGGCAATCAAACCTATCAACCTATGGCTGGGGCTTCGCAGCCAAACCAGCAACTGCCAAAAAAGGGGCCAGCGCGGCCAATTAATGCCCAACGGATTGACCTTGCGCGACCTGCGGCTCCTGTTCAAGCAGCTCAGGCAGCGGAAACTGAATATGCGCCAGCGCCACCGCCCTATGCTATGCCACCAAAAGCATCGCCAGTCGCGAGAGCCAAGGATTTCTTCCGTTCGCCAAAGGTTCTCGTGGCCTTAGGTAGTGCACTTTTAGCCTTGATTGTGATTGCATTTTTGAGCTTTGGCCAAGGCGAGGACGATCCAAATATTGCTAGTGGTGCTACGGCTACCTCAGTAGTTGCAGTTGGTGAGAGTACTCCAACGGTTGCGGCAACCAATGCGGCCACCCCAACTGTGGCCGAAACCGCCGATCCCCAAGAGGCCAAACGCTTAGAGTATATTGTTGGGCAAGAGGCCTATGCCAAACAAGATTGGCCTAATGCAGCGGCGGCCTTCGATAAAGTGCTCGCCATCGATCCAGCCTATCTTGATTTGAGCAACATTGGCTCGGCAACTTACTACAATTGGGCGGTCAGCGAGTTGACTGGCCCCGACAACGTTGCTGAAAGCTTGGAAATTCTCAACAAAACCTTTAGTTTCAAGCCCGACCATCAACCAGGTGGTAACTTAGCCAAAGTGCTGAATGTCTATCGCAATGGCCAAACTGCCGCCGAACAACAAGATTGGCAAGCAGCGATTAATGGCTATAAAGAAGCCCAAACCGCTGGTAGCGCTGAGTTTGGCGAGCTTATGGGTAAGCTACAAACCGTCAAGCAATTGTACGAGGCCTATCTTGGACGCGGGCGAGAGCTAGAAGAGGCTGGCGATACCGCTGAGGCCAATGCGATCTATCGCGAAGCTGCCGCCCTCAAGGATCTGGACAGCAGTTTAGACGTTGCTACTGCTAACACTCGGATTGCGGCAACCCAACCAACCGCCGTGCCAGCGACCCCAACTAAGCCAGCACCACCAACGACTGCTCCGGTAGCTCAACGCTTGTACTTCCAAAAATATGCCGAAAATGCGGTTGATCCAACCTGTTTTGCCGTGCATATTCGTGGGGTTAACACGGGCGGCTGGTTTGTGACCGTCGATGGGCTAGGCAATCGCGGCAATGTCGATGGCGCTGGTAATACCAATGTTTGTGGATTGTCCCCCAGCCAAGAAGTGACCTTCACGGTTTACAATGGCTCTGGGCAAGCCGTGCCAGGTGGCGGCGGCATCCCAACTCGTGGTGGCGATTTGATGACCGGCTATTGGCAATAA
- a CDS encoding exonuclease SbcCD subunit D, giving the protein MKILHLADIHIGMENYGRIDSTTGLNTRLIDYLDRFAEALQIGIEHDVDLVLIAGDIYKNRTPNPTHQREFARRLRSVLDRGIPVFMLVGNHDVSAAAGKAHSVEIFDTLAIDGVTIADRLGIHTIETRAGSIQIVAVPWISRHAILTKDDIRELPFAELEAELLRRVGAWLEQVPERLRGDLPAILTFHGTVSNATYGAERSVMLGNDLILPPSLLAQPGIQYVALGHIHRYQVLSENPPMIYPGSIERIDFSEESEQKQVVIVEIENNWEDASYQPIAVHPRPFVTIKVDVTGSSDPMERVAQAISKRDLNGAVVRLLISAAAEQRPQLDETELRRLLEAAETHVIASIAIEAQRSERTRYAAVASELNEGLTPRRALEIYLESSNISAARREQMLKAADALIKAEQALEQG; this is encoded by the coding sequence ATGAAAATTCTTCACCTCGCAGATATTCACATTGGCATGGAAAATTATGGCCGAATCGATAGCACAACTGGCCTCAATACCCGCTTAATCGATTATCTTGATCGGTTTGCCGAGGCTTTGCAGATTGGCATCGAGCATGATGTTGATTTGGTGCTGATTGCTGGCGATATTTACAAAAACCGCACGCCCAACCCAACCCATCAACGTGAATTTGCTCGTCGCCTGCGCAGTGTGCTCGATCGTGGCATTCCAGTATTTATGTTGGTTGGCAATCACGATGTTTCAGCCGCCGCAGGCAAGGCTCATTCGGTCGAAATTTTCGATACCCTCGCCATCGACGGGGTAACAATTGCCGATCGGCTTGGGATTCATACGATCGAAACTCGCGCAGGTAGCATTCAAATTGTGGCCGTGCCATGGATCAGCCGCCACGCCATTTTGACCAAAGATGATATTCGTGAATTGCCATTTGCTGAACTCGAAGCTGAATTGTTGCGGCGGGTCGGGGCTTGGCTCGAACAAGTGCCTGAGCGGTTGCGCGGCGATTTACCAGCAATTTTGACCTTTCATGGCACTGTTTCTAATGCCACGTATGGCGCTGAACGCTCGGTGATGCTAGGCAACGATCTGATTCTGCCGCCATCACTTTTGGCCCAGCCAGGCATTCAATATGTGGCCTTGGGCCATATTCACCGCTATCAAGTGCTCAGCGAAAATCCCCCAATGATCTACCCAGGCTCAATTGAGCGCATCGATTTTAGCGAGGAATCCGAGCAAAAACAGGTGGTAATTGTTGAAATTGAAAATAATTGGGAAGATGCCAGCTATCAGCCCATTGCGGTACACCCGCGCCCATTCGTTACGATTAAAGTTGATGTAACTGGCAGCAGCGACCCCATGGAGCGAGTGGCCCAAGCAATTAGTAAGCGTGATTTGAATGGCGCGGTGGTGCGTTTGTTAATTAGTGCAGCTGCTGAGCAACGCCCACAACTTGATGAAACAGAACTGCGACGCTTGCTCGAAGCAGCCGAAACCCATGTGATCGCCAGCATTGCGATTGAGGCCCAACGCAGCGAACGCACTCGCTATGCTGCGGTTGCCAGCGAATTGAATGAAGGATTAACCCCGCGCCGTGCCCTCGAAATTTATCTTGAAAGCAGCAATATCAGCGCCGCCCGCCGCGAACAGATGCTCAAAGCCGCCGATGCCTTGATTAAAGCCGAACAAGCGCTTGAGCAAGGATGA
- a CDS encoding trimeric intracellular cation channel family protein — MQTLLSIIEICATIAFAISGIITARRRSFDLIGVYTVAFVTTFGGGTVRDILLDRRPFYWVQQPIYPMLMLGLAIGSFFVAKADWVALTEKAIMIPDAFGLGLFTAVGVAYGLEASMPLFIAALMGVITASVGGMLRDILCNEIPLVFQRSTQLYVTCAFVGACGYLLCTYLGFEALAVLVCTGITAAMRLGAVRYDWTLPI, encoded by the coding sequence GTGCAAACGCTACTCTCGATTATTGAAATTTGTGCCACGATTGCCTTTGCCATTTCGGGCATTATTACTGCTCGCCGCCGTTCATTCGATTTAATTGGCGTATACACGGTGGCTTTTGTGACGACGTTTGGTGGGGGAACGGTGCGGGATATTTTGCTCGATCGCCGCCCGTTTTATTGGGTACAACAGCCGATTTATCCAATGTTGATGCTTGGTTTGGCAATTGGCTCGTTTTTTGTGGCTAAGGCTGATTGGGTCGCCTTGACCGAAAAGGCGATTATGATTCCTGATGCGTTTGGTTTGGGCTTGTTTACAGCGGTTGGGGTGGCCTATGGCTTGGAAGCTTCGATGCCGCTGTTTATTGCTGCTTTGATGGGCGTGATCACCGCTTCGGTTGGCGGGATGTTGCGCGATATTTTGTGCAATGAAATTCCGCTGGTGTTTCAGCGCAGCACCCAATTGTATGTTACTTGTGCCTTTGTTGGAGCCTGCGGCTATCTCTTATGTACCTATCTCGGCTTTGAGGCGCTGGCAGTCTTGGTTTGTACTGGAATTACGGCGGCGATGCGTTTGGGTGCAGTGCGCTACGATTGGACGCTACCGATCTAG
- a CDS encoding DsbA family oxidoreductase produces the protein MSVSVDVWSDFVCPFCFLVSTNLKRLAETHDIQLTWHAFELRPFGSPPPDAQYRQFIAEKTPAMVAMAKTQYGVDINQGPFGIDSRWAHRAAKWAEQQGQGDAFAQAVLSAYWLQAQDISQPAVLAACAAAVGLDASNLAAILADPLYDAAVEEDIALAQQLRLSGVPASVFAKRYLVVGAQPYEVFADVLQQANEPPASN, from the coding sequence ATGTCGGTTAGTGTCGATGTCTGGTCGGATTTTGTTTGCCCCTTTTGTTTTCTTGTTTCAACCAACCTCAAACGCTTGGCTGAAACTCATGATATTCAATTAACTTGGCATGCCTTTGAGTTGCGGCCATTTGGCTCGCCGCCACCCGATGCGCAATATCGCCAGTTTATCGCTGAGAAAACGCCAGCGATGGTAGCAATGGCGAAAACCCAATATGGCGTGGATATTAATCAAGGGCCATTTGGCATCGATAGCCGTTGGGCGCATCGAGCAGCCAAATGGGCTGAGCAACAAGGCCAAGGCGATGCGTTTGCCCAAGCCGTACTTTCGGCCTATTGGTTGCAAGCCCAAGATATTAGCCAGCCAGCAGTTTTAGCAGCGTGCGCCGCAGCAGTGGGGCTTGATGCCAGCAATCTCGCTGCCATTCTCGCTGATCCACTCTATGATGCTGCGGTTGAGGAAGATATTGCTTTAGCCCAGCAACTCCGTTTGAGTGGCGTGCCTGCGAGTGTGTTTGCTAAGCGCTACTTGGTGGTCGGCGCACAACCCTATGAAGTCTTTGCTGATGTGTTGCAGCAAGCCAACGAGCCACCAGCCAGCAACTAG